The DNA region GATCCACGTGTTCCTGCAACATCGTGCCGAATGCTCCCGCCGAGCAGGTGTCGGCATCACTCAGCGCGACGCACATGTCATCGTACGCCGCGAGGGCTGCCAGACGCTGTCGAGACCTGTCGTCCGACTCTGACAGCGCTTTCGTAGGGCCGCCCATATTCAGCGTACCGAACCACTCTCCCATGTCCAGATGCCACGAATCCCACGACTGACGAAGGATCTCCTCTTCCGCTAGCAGTTTTTGAGGCGTTGCAGCAATCATGTCGCGGACGATCCACCCCATGCCGTGCAAGTACGTCCCCTGGCTGACGACCCGGACCACCTCGCCCCTCTCGTCTAGGTCCGAACCCTTGGGCCACCGCGGGTAGAACCAATCGAGCCCCCCCTTTCGATCGCCAACCCCGAGCTGGCACCAGTAGTTGAGCTCTGTGATTGTGGCCCGGAGATCCTCTCCGCGTGACTGATAAAGGGACTCAACAGCAGGTCTCGCGAGACAGTGACCCTCATTTGCGGCGATGAGAAGACAAACATCGACCGCAGCGCGGATGGGTGGGGGGCAAAAGCGGAAGACgccgtggaggtggaggctTTGCAGCGGTATCAAGCTCTCGTCGTTACAAGTTATAATGAACGGGCGCTTCGACTGGCTCATCAGACCCAAGAGAGTGGCCCAGAATTGCTTGTCTTCCTCATACAGCACGTCTGCTTCTTCGAGCAGAACGAGCGACTGCTTTTGAGCCTTGGGCACCGCCGACTTGGCCGACTCTTCGACCTTTTCTTTCGATTGTTTCTTGGCGTGTTGCTTGCTTGTCGCGGCGGGCTTTGGCTTGAAAAACGACGTCATCATGCCCTGCTTGCCAGACTCCGGCTTGTCCTTGGATCCCTCACTCCCTTCACCTAGCATGGCAGGTTGAGCCTTGTGTTGCTGGACAAGGTGGTTGCGCGTCATGTCGCCCACACGTTCCAAAATGTCCTTGCCACTTCTTCGGCTGCTCGAGTTGATTTCGAATATCTCGAAATCTAGTTCCTTTGCCACGGCGTAGACAGCGGCAGTCTTACCGCAGCCATTGGGACCGCTAATAACGATGGTgttcttgagcttggccGGGTCCTTATTTGACACATCGCCGGAGCGAACGATGGATCGCCTATGAAGAGCCGGTCCAACAAAGCTTTCATCCTCATCGCATTCCGTAAGGTCGTCTAAGTCGctctcttcgtcgccgctgtccaCCACAAAACCCTCCAGCTTGTTCTTGcgtctcttcttctttggaGCCATAtcggccttggtcttggACTTGTCTCCGTTCATATCTCCTCCAGATTCGACAGCTTGAACCTTCATGGCTACCAGCCATTGTTTCAACAGGCCTGTCTCTTTGCCACTTTGGAGAACCTCGTccgcagctgctggtgcgTACTTTTGGGTCCAAGCAACGTTTTCGCATGTCGACTTGTCAAAAGCTGAGAGATGCGTCTCCAAAGAGAGATAGTGGCGACGAATAGCGGGATGGAGCATGATCTGCTTGTCGTTGGCTAGCTCATCGCGGCCCAGTCCGTCAGCATCAACTAagctcgccaacgtcgaccTTGCCAACTGTTTTCGGACTCTAGCTTGAAGCTTGCGCCCACTTTCGAAGCGTCGCTCAGGAAGACGCAGCTCATTAGGGGCAGGCATAAAGCTATCCTCATCCGCAGGGAGGTCCCGCCGCACAGAGTCGAGGTCTATCCGGTTCATCAAATGAGCAAGGACTGACTCAGCTGTGCCGACATCTGTGACATGTCCCTTGAATTTTTTAGGCCCTCCCTCTTCGCGTTGGATCTCCGTTGTGATTTTGTCTTTGATGTCAAGTCCTCGTACATGATTCATTCCTGCAGGAGGCCATAAAGGGTGCATTGCGCCCGGGACTTTGGTTCCTATCGACTTGATACCGAATTGAGGAATATTTGTTGGCTTGCTTGAAGTAAATGGGTTCCTGGGCTTCCTCGGTGAGACAGGTGTCGACATGAAAACCGAGTTCCTTCTCGCAGGTGACCTCGTAGCTTCGGTTCGCTCGTTCTGACATGCGCCTTGCTGGGTCTTACCACTGAAGAAAGGATGAGTCGTCTTTTGTGTAGACGCTTGTTGTGAAGACAGGGCATTAACAGACCCTGTTCCTCCTTTTGCGCGCCGTTTCATCGGGGTAGTCGGGATTTGCAGGTTTCCGTCTAGGATTTGGGCGATCCTGTCGCCCATTTCCTTGCGGCTTCCTTCATCTCGCCCATATTGCAATCGTACAATCAAAGTCGGGCGTTTGttcggcttcggcttcggtGGAGAACCGAGGGTACCTGTCTTGGGATTGAACTTCAAGACTTTCTTAGCAGGACCttggagggcggcggtgggggtTGGTTGAGAAGTCTGGGGCTGTGCGTCGGAACCCTTATTGTGTTGCTTGGTCAAGGTGTCCCTTGCGGATGGCGTCGGAACAGCTGGTACTGGTTCTGGGAACTGTGATTGTACTAAAGCATCGTCTGGCTGCAGCTTGGTCAAATGGCTGACTATACCACCATCCATCGAGGTCGCGCCAGTAGCCCCATTCCTCCTCCTGCGGCTTGCAAGCTTTGGTTCAGAATTGTCGCGACCGGAACTAGTCTCAGTTTTTCGTCGCTTTGGCTGACGGCCGTCTTCCCCAGGTGTATCGTCAGTATTGGTCTCCTCTGCATTCGCGTGCGAGCTGGGCCCCGGGCTGTCTGAGGATGGAGCTGACGAGGGGTCACCGCCGGTGGGTTTGGCGAAGAAGGGGTGGAGTTTTTCGGGTGGTCGTTCTCCAACGCCTCCCTGTACCATCGTGGCGACCAGCACCGGGCCCATTGACATACGAGTGTCTCTGAGAGTAGGTGTGAAGGCGGACGAGAAATGGGCGAGGATGGGAGGTTGGAGAAAGGCGTAGGCCAGCGAGCTAAAGGCACGACATGGTCATATATAATGAGGAATCATAAAAACACCGGAAATCAAGCACCTTGAACTTTGCAACAGGGACATCCGTATGGTGTCCTGAGGGAGTCGACGCTGTGAATGAGTGTTGCGCTTGATGTGTGAAATCGTGGAGGGAAGGATCGCGTCACGAGCATGGGCTCCTTCCTGCTAGGACTGGAGGCGTCACGCGTAAAGACGCGCCTTTCTGCCAGGCGGTGGCTGCTAGCCGCGATACGTCAGGTCCAGCGATCGCTCTTGCTGCGCGGAGCCCGCTCGTCCATCCACCCGTTCGGTTGGACCGCCTGCCGTCCGTTTCGTGCCCCACTTGACCACTCAGTCACTTAGTCGCACCTTCTGTCCACCCGAAGGAACACAAGGGCCGCTGGCGCCCCACCACGGATTTTTGCGTCGGCCCGCTTTCCAATAATTTTTTTTGGCAGGCGCCCAGAGCTTCAAGTTGCGCCGCAGCGTTCATCTTCTCGGTGCTGATTCTGGCCTACGACTCTATCTTTCGTGGGTGTATATTTGTCTCGGATCATTGCCTCGAAGCCACCACAATGGCATCCGAGTACAGAATACACCGGCCGTACGTTCTGGCAACGTTGCCTCGGCCGCTCGACCATACCGACGGCAAGATTGCTGCGCGCGAGGTGTATGGCCAGCGAGACGGCCAGAAGAGGAGAAAGCGAACCGAGTTGGCTGTTGgagtcgacggcgagacggccagcATATATGATGTATGGCCTCAGGTGCTGTGTCCAAGATCCAATTGCTAATACAGGTCCAGGTCCCGGCATCGCGGCTCATCACCTCGTATCCCATCCCACCTCAGGAGTCATTCACCTGCTCCCCATACTCCGTCAGGATTCGGCAATCGAAGAGCAGCGATATTTTGCGCTATACATTTGTGGCGACAAAGGACGCTTCATCAAACAAGATCACTCTCTTCAAGGACGTTGTGCACCCCGATGGCAAGACAACCTCGACCAGCCTCTCCCAGCTACTGAAAACCTCGCCAGTCCGATACATCACGGGctcctcatcgacgtcgcAAACATCCGCCATTGGAGACATCGTGGTAGTTTGTCAAAATGGTGACTTTGTCTACTTGTCTGGCGAGACTCTGGCGGTGCAGTGGTCTTCTCCCTCGACTTCAACTGTTCAGGACGTGGTTGCGGGGGCCATAGACGATTTCGAAGTACAGCATGTATCGTCTGGGAGCATGTCTGAGTTCAGGGAAGGCATGTTTAAAGGCAGACCTGAAGTCTTTAGTGCGCTTCCGCGGGCGCTCGACTCGAACCCGTCCCTCGTTGCCATGGTTTCCAAAAGCGTCAGTcaagggcaagcaagccgtCATCTAGTGGTGCTCGCAGCCATGCCTACGGGCGCCACATCATCCGGATTGCAGAAGCTGATACCTCTCGATGTCATTCCCATCGGAGCGCTTCACGGAAACGACAATGAGGCACCGAATTGCCAGATTGACATCCAGTCGGGCCTCTTCCTGGAACTTGTCGCCGGCAATGTCAGCATCTACGATCTGTCTAGTGCTGTCCCCAAGCAAAAGTCAACGGTCCAGCTGGATGGTGCCAAGTCCTTTATTCGACTTTCGCGACCTTTCATCTTGTCGACCTCGTCTACATCGATCGGTCTGTACAACTACCAATATCGCTCGATACACGCGAAGAGCGCACTCGACTTGTCGGAACTGCCACCTGAAAGCCAAGCCCCACGGTCTTGCCAGCTCATCACCTATTTGCGCAGCCAGGACCTCGTTGTGGCTTTGGTCGATAATGTCCTCGTCTCTGTGCAGATCGAGCCACCAAAGAGCCACGGCAAGAGACGCAAGGACGGCCTCCTAATCGATTCCATCGGCCGAGGGGCTGCGACTGAGATCCGCGCAAAGAAACAGAAGCACGAGGTCCCCTCTATGGAGTTTTCCCGACAAGTTCCGGGTAGCATGACCGAGTCCTACCTGGCAACATATTATCAAGACCTTCAGACTGCCGACCAACTACTTGGCAGCAACGACTTTGGGAAGTGGGAGGAGCTCTTGCGTGAGAAGTTGGGTATGAAGCTGCGAAAGGACACGCCCTTCGCGAA from Purpureocillium takamizusanense chromosome 3, complete sequence includes:
- a CDS encoding uncharacterized protein (COG:S~EggNog:ENOG503NXVC): MASEYRIHRPYVLATLPRPLDHTDGKIAAREVYGQRDGQKRRKRTELAVGVDGETASIYDVPASRLITSYPIPPQESFTCSPYSVRIRQSKSSDILRYTFVATKDASSNKITLFKDVVHPDGKTTSTSLSQLLKTSPVRYITGSSSTSQTSAIGDIVVVCQNGDFVYLSGETLAVQWSSPSTSTVQDVVAGAIDDFEVQHVSSGSMSEFREGMFKGRPEVFSALPRALDSNPSLVAMVSKSVSQGQASRHLVVLAAMPTGATSSGLQKLIPLDVIPIGALHGNDNEAPNCQIDIQSGLFLELVAGNVSIYDLSSAVPKQKSTVQLDGAKSFIRLSRPFILSTSSTSIGLYNYQYRSIHAKSALDLSELPPESQAPRSCQLITYLRSQDLVVALVDNVLVSVQIEPPKSHGKRRKDGLLIDSIGRGAATEIRAKKQKHEVPSMEFSRQVPGSMTESYLATYYQDLQTADQLLGSNDFGKWEELLREKLGMKLRKDTPFANGVTANGQTSSDPEWNWLFEEAYPAVDRRWVIYGLGQVFSVESAASEGAQPSLRLILPDSNVTTYLVVTGSLTMSNIKLAFRDDLGPEADNKALAGDLIQCLAEADPSMTLLLNYLQATKLGEVELLLAIRTLMLSMDLIPDAKKLNSMKLLTADAHDTNDKYEMDLDDLEREIAVTEHYLGDESSSRSRGLTLAFTKLWRLPAVSVVKALRATVQTEEILALIYLLRVELVRGAWTTLYVDPTSFEAEGNDPPPDGVITLIADLLGRCLDAVGAGGWLFNDAMLWADKAEAGDFLTALKLEVTAALEGIEEAVTLNGLVGEAVRFGLTAEKGWAARQTWNTNKPIPMQLDGRESRLLPLGLKTKQLPTKEKVVSGGEVVDRSMRETGHLISQKVEAYSLEKLAI
- a CDS encoding uncharacterized protein (COG:O~EggNog:ENOG503NWTJ) codes for the protein MSMGPVLVATMVQGGVGERPPEKLHPFFAKPTGGDPSSAPSSDSPGPSSHANAEETNTDDTPGEDGRQPKRRKTETSSGRDNSEPKLASRRRRNGATGATSMDGGIVSHLTKLQPDDALVQSQFPEPVPAVPTPSARDTLTKQHNKGSDAQPQTSQPTPTAALQGPAKKVLKFNPKTGTLGSPPKPKPNKRPTLIVRLQYGRDEGSRKEMGDRIAQILDGNLQIPTTPMKRRAKGGTGSVNALSSQQASTQKTTHPFFSGKTQQGACQNERTEATRSPARRNSVFMSTPVSPRKPRNPFTSSKPTNIPQFGIKSIGTKVPGAMHPLWPPAGMNHVRGLDIKDKITTEIQREEGGPKKFKGHVTDVGTAESVLAHLMNRIDLDSVRRDLPADEDSFMPAPNELRLPERRFESGRKLQARVRKQLARSTLASLVDADGLGRDELANDKQIMLHPAIRRHYLSLETHLSAFDKSTCENVAWTQKYAPAAADEVLQSGKETGLLKQWLVAMKVQAVESGGDMNGDKSKTKADMAPKKKRRKNKLEGFVVDSGDEESDLDDLTECDEDESFVGPALHRRSIVRSGDVSNKDPAKLKNTIVISGPNGCGKTAAVYAVAKELDFEIFEINSSSRRSGKDILERVGDMTRNHLVQQHKAQPAMLGEGSEGSKDKPESGKQGMMTSFFKPKPAATSKQHAKKQSKEKVEESAKSAVPKAQKQSLVLLEEADVLYEEDKQFWATLLGLMSQSKRPFIITCNDESLIPLQSLHLHGVFRFCPPPIRAAVDVCLLIAANEGHCLARPAVESLYQSRGEDLRATITELNYWCQLGVGDRKGGLDWFYPRWPKGSDLDERGEVVRVVSQGTYLHGMGWIVRDMIAATPQKLLAEEEILRQSWDSWHLDMGEWFGTLNMGGPTKALSESDDRSRQRLAALAAYDDMCVALSDADTCSAGAFGTMLQEHVDPTLPALTNAVKDDFIIGRSLLEAEPVAVSTCPHADMALALQSLARQTLYSFLKESSDALELRPVDEKEAISILDVSFCSRRQTLTRMDVAHAFDPIAVSPKAQPTAHLDPSVFDRTMQLITLDVAPWVRGIVAFEHQLMQERLKLSSLLSEGGKRKRMRTTRSAYSALEGGERRLTRKERYFGNSLTTGLVMRTGADSFQSALPVRARESDVEETVTSSPASAGSP